The DNA region CTCTTTAACGCTTCCTCCGTTGGCTTTAAGATTCCTTCTTTGTCTCCCTCAATCACCTTCTTGAAAATCTCCCCAAGTACTCCTTCTGGAGCTCCCTCTTCTTCAGCCTTCTCACCTTTCTCTTCCTTTTTCCTCTCTTCCCCTCCAACTTCAACAGAAACCTTCTTCCCCTCCAAGAAAGAACAGGTAAGGGTACAGATTTTCTTAAGGAGCTCCCTACACTCCCTATCCTCTGCCTTCGGCTTGTAGCCCGTAAACTTTTCAACGTAGCGGGTAGCCCCTCTGTCTTTGCCGACGAGAACGTCAGAGGCGTATATGGTTTCAACCATACGGGAATCACCGGGGTTAACGATACCAGAGTCAAGACCGGCCTCAATAGCCATTGCCATAAAGGCGGAGTTTATAAGTGACCTTGCAGGAAGGCCGAAAGAGACGTTACTAACCCCTAAGGTGGTAGCAACACCAAACTTTTCCTTAACGAGCCTTATAGCCTTTAGAGTTTCTACCGTCGCTTCCTGCATTGCGCTGGCAGCCAAGTTCAAAACATCGGCTATAACAGCATCTCTTCTAATCCCTACCTTTTCACACTCGTTTATTATCCTCTCTATTACAGCAACTCTGTCTTCCGCCTTCTCTTTTAAACCTTCATCATCTATCCCAAGGGCTAAAACGTTTGCTCCGTACTTTTTAACGAGGGGAAGTATCTCCTTTATGTCCTTCTCCTCTCCAGAGCAGGAGTTAACTATAGGTCTTCCGTCGCACATCTTGAGAGCTCTCTCTATGGCCTCTGGGTTTTTACTGTCTATCATTATTGGAACTGTTACCGTCTCCATCACTATTTTTACGGCTTTCTCCATAGCCTCAGCTTCATCTATTCCCGGAACTCCAACGTTCACGTCAAGGATTTCTGCCCCCTCCTCTACCTGTTTCTTCGCCTCCTCCTTTACGAGGGAAAAATCTCCTTTTTTGAGGGCTTCCTGCAACTTCTTTTTGCCCGTCGGATTTATCCTCTCGCCGATTATCCTTGTCGGATGGTCAGAGCCGATAAAAACAAGCTCCGTCCTGCTTGCAACCTTGACTCCCCTTACTGGATTCCTTTTAGCAGGCTTAAGGTTCTTAACAGCCCTCTTTATAGCCCTTATGTGCTCCGGAGTTGTTCCACAGCAACCACCTATGATGTTTGCTCCTGCCTTAATAAGTTCAACTGCTACCTTTTCAAAGGTTTCGGGAGGCTCAGGGTAGATGGTTTTACCATCCCTTAGAACGGGCAGTCCCGCATTTGCATAGACAATGATGGGAGTTTCCGTTACCTCTGCCATCTTCCTGACAATTTCAACGAAACTTTCAGGACCTAAGGAACAGTTCGCCCCTACAGCAGCAACGTCAAAGCCTTCAAAAATGGCAGCTGCAACCTCTGGAGGAGTTCCAAGGAGGGTTCTGCCGTCCTCCTGATAGGTCATACTCACCATTACGGGGAGGTCACACACCTCCCTTGCAGCGACAACTGCAGCTTTAGCCTCCTTAGTGTCAGACATCGTTTCTATCAGAATTAAGTCTGCCCCGGCCTCTGCCCCTGCCTCTATCTGCTCCTTAAAGATTTCAACCATCTCATCAAAGGTATAATCGCCGACAGGCTCAACAAAAACCCCCGTTGGACCAACTGAAAGAGCAACCAAAGCTCTACCGGCCGCTGCTTCCTTTGCAAGCTTTACGCCGGCAGCAGTTAACTCCTTTACCCTGTCCTCAAGCCCGTAGTGGGAGAGCTTTATACGGTTACTACCAAAGGTGTTCGTCTCTATTATGTCCGCCCCTGCTTCTACGTACTCCCTGTGTATCTCTATGAGAACTTCAG from Phorcysia thermohydrogeniphila includes:
- a CDS encoding homocysteine S-methyltransferase family protein, whose translation is MGTMLMKKGLDVNFAPELLNVERPEVLIEIHREYVEAGADIIETNTFGSNRIKLSHYGLEDRVKELTAAGVKLAKEAAAGRALVALSVGPTGVFVEPVGDYTFDEMVEIFKEQIEAGAEAGADLILIETMSDTKEAKAAVVAAREVCDLPVMVSMTYQEDGRTLLGTPPEVAAAIFEGFDVAAVGANCSLGPESFVEIVRKMAEVTETPIIVYANAGLPVLRDGKTIYPEPPETFEKVAVELIKAGANIIGGCCGTTPEHIRAIKRAVKNLKPAKRNPVRGVKVASRTELVFIGSDHPTRIIGERINPTGKKKLQEALKKGDFSLVKEEAKKQVEEGAEILDVNVGVPGIDEAEAMEKAVKIVMETVTVPIMIDSKNPEAIERALKMCDGRPIVNSCSGEEKDIKEILPLVKKYGANVLALGIDDEGLKEKAEDRVAVIERIINECEKVGIRRDAVIADVLNLAASAMQEATVETLKAIRLVKEKFGVATTLGVSNVSFGLPARSLINSAFMAMAIEAGLDSGIVNPGDSRMVETIYASDVLVGKDRGATRYVEKFTGYKPKAEDRECRELLKKICTLTCSFLEGKKVSVEVGGEERKKEEKGEKAEEEGAPEGVLGEIFKKVIEGDKEGILKPTEEALKSYEPMEISDRALISALDVVGKRFEKGEIFLPQMLRSAQAVQAAFEILKKEMKKKGKNLKTSGKIVMATVYGDVHEIGKNIVITMLENSGFEVVDLGTNVPPEKVVEAVKREKADLVGLSALMTTTLPAMEDTIKALREAGLDIPVIVGGAVVTPEYAEKIGGHYGGDAQEAVKIVKKLLGIED